In the Gemmatimonadaceae bacterium genome, one interval contains:
- the cysS gene encoding cysteine--tRNA ligase: MPEFRLFNTLTRRVEPFAPVDGHTVRMYTCGPTVYNAAHLGNFRTFLFEDLLRRVFRLAGWQVEQVMNLTDVDDKIIRKAQAEGISILQVTEPYTALFHQDRRYLRIEDAERYPKATEHIPEMIALVERLVANGVAYIAEDGSVYFAIDRFADYGKLSQLDKREVKSGARVAQDEYAKENAQDFALWKAAKPEDEATGAAWDSPWGRGRPGWHLECSAMAMKYLGETFDLHAGGIDLIFPHHEDEIAQSEAATGKPFARCWCHGEFLLTDGSKMAKRVGNVSNVVGLRDAGISGTAYRHFVFSAHYRKQLNLGEDTLESSRVAVNRVGAFARRLAEATGATPALADAATRAEQAFIDALFDDLNAPEAMASLFTFITEANRELDAGGTDVAALERARAAFRLMDGVLDLVPEQDADAELAAWVEDRLAARKAARERRDWAAADAVRDELVARNILIEDGPQGTRWRKG, translated from the coding sequence ATGCCCGAGTTCCGTCTGTTCAACACGCTGACGCGTCGCGTCGAGCCATTCGCACCCGTCGATGGTCACACGGTGCGCATGTATACGTGTGGACCGACGGTCTATAACGCCGCCCATCTCGGTAACTTTCGCACGTTTCTCTTCGAGGACCTGCTGCGACGGGTCTTCCGCCTGGCGGGGTGGCAGGTCGAGCAGGTGATGAACCTGACCGACGTGGACGACAAGATCATCCGGAAGGCGCAGGCGGAGGGGATCTCGATCCTGCAGGTGACGGAGCCCTACACCGCGCTCTTTCACCAGGACCGGCGCTATCTCCGCATCGAGGACGCGGAGCGCTACCCCAAGGCGACCGAGCACATCCCCGAGATGATCGCGCTCGTGGAGCGGCTCGTCGCGAACGGCGTGGCGTACATCGCGGAGGATGGCTCGGTGTACTTCGCGATTGATCGCTTCGCGGACTACGGCAAGCTGTCGCAGCTCGACAAGCGCGAAGTGAAAAGCGGGGCGCGGGTGGCGCAGGACGAGTACGCCAAGGAGAACGCGCAGGACTTCGCGCTCTGGAAGGCGGCCAAGCCCGAAGACGAAGCGACCGGCGCCGCGTGGGATTCTCCATGGGGGCGCGGGCGTCCCGGGTGGCACCTCGAGTGCTCGGCGATGGCCATGAAGTACCTCGGCGAGACGTTCGACCTGCACGCGGGGGGGATCGACCTGATCTTCCCGCATCACGAGGACGAGATCGCGCAGAGTGAAGCCGCGACGGGCAAGCCGTTCGCCCGGTGCTGGTGCCATGGGGAGTTCCTGCTCACCGACGGCTCCAAGATGGCCAAGCGGGTGGGGAACGTGTCGAACGTGGTGGGGCTGCGCGACGCCGGGATCAGCGGCACCGCATACCGCCACTTTGTGTTCAGCGCGCATTACCGGAAGCAGCTCAACCTTGGCGAGGATACGCTCGAATCGTCACGCGTGGCGGTGAACCGCGTGGGCGCCTTCGCGCGCCGTCTGGCCGAGGCGACGGGCGCGACGCCGGCGCTGGCCGATGCGGCGACGCGTGCTGAGCAGGCGTTCATCGACGCGCTGTTCGACGACCTGAACGCGCCGGAGGCGATGGCGTCGCTCTTCACGTTCATCACCGAGGCCAACCGCGAGCTCGACGCGGGCGGCACCGATGTGGCGGCCCTGGAGCGCGCGCGGGCGGCGTTCCGGCTGATGGACGGGGTGCTCGATCTCGTCCCGGAGCAGGACGCCGACGCCGAGCTGGCGGCCTGGGTCGAGGACCGTCTGGCGGCCCGCAAGGCGGCTCGGGAACGGCGCGATTGGGCTGCCGCCGATGCGGTGCGTGACGAACTGGTGGCTCGAAACATCCTCATTGAGGACGGCCCGCAGGGCACCCGCTGGCGGAAGGGGTAG
- a CDS encoding (Fe-S)-binding protein, whose product MRDVVLFVPCFVDQFQPSAARSAVAVLERLGCRVHVAASASCCGQPPTNAGYNDDGEALLTRFEQAHVREVPGDAPVVVLSGSCAQHVRAHTTHDALRRRVQEFTAFLHDEIGLPALAALGATCPARVAVHIGCHALRGLGLAVPSERGPGSTVAPRNLVTAVLAQVHGLEVAPLTRPDECCGFGGTFALGEPELSTRMGTDRLRDMRRAKAEAVVTTDLSCALHLRAVAEANGAPLPMWHVAEVLDPARRLGRG is encoded by the coding sequence ATGCGTGACGTCGTCCTGTTCGTGCCCTGTTTTGTCGATCAGTTCCAGCCGTCGGCCGCCCGGTCGGCGGTGGCGGTGCTGGAGCGGCTCGGCTGCCGGGTGCACGTGGCGGCTTCGGCCAGCTGCTGCGGCCAGCCGCCCACGAACGCCGGCTACAACGACGATGGGGAAGCGCTCCTCACGCGCTTCGAGCAGGCACACGTGCGTGAGGTCCCCGGCGATGCCCCCGTCGTGGTGCTCTCGGGCAGCTGCGCGCAGCATGTGCGCGCGCATACCACGCACGACGCCCTGCGCCGCCGCGTCCAGGAATTCACCGCATTCCTGCATGACGAGATCGGCCTCCCCGCACTCGCCGCGCTTGGCGCTACCTGCCCGGCACGCGTGGCCGTCCACATCGGGTGCCACGCGCTGCGCGGCCTCGGCCTCGCGGTGCCGTCGGAGCGCGGTCCCGGCAGCACGGTCGCGCCACGGAACCTGGTGACGGCGGTGCTCGCGCAGGTCCACGGCCTCGAGGTCGCCCCGCTGACCCGCCCGGACGAATGCTGCGGCTTCGGGGGCACCTTTGCCCTCGGCGAACCCGAGCTCTCCACCCGCATGGGCACTGATCGCCTGCGCGATATGCGCCGCGCGAAGGCCGAAGCCGTCGTGACCACGGATCTGAGCTGTGCGTTGCATCTGCGCGCCGTCGCCGAGGCCAATGGCGCCCCGCTGCCGATGTGGCACGTGGCGGAAGTGCTCGACCCCGCACGCCGTCTGGGGCGCGGATGA
- a CDS encoding LUD domain-containing protein, whose translation MSRPTLPVLDHAAAAAAFVSDADRTEWHDAALWWIRQRRDTAVADVPDWEALRTHASAIKEHTLTHLASYLEQFERMARAKGLQVHWARDAAEHNAIVHRLLAEAGATRLVKSKSMLTEECQLNPYLEARGIAVVDTDLGERIVQLREEPPSHIVMPAIHLQTADVGATFHEHLGTPATLVDPVALTRAARADLRARFLAADATLTGANFAVAETGGFVVCTNEGNADLGMALAPLHIASIGIEKIIPTARDLPVFLRLLARSATGQPQTVYTSHVHGPREGQVVHIILVDNGRTAQLARPSYWRSLKCIRCGACLNTCPVYRRSGGHSYGTTVPGPIGSVLAPGFDLAAHASLPFASTLCGSCTAVCPVHVDLDAQLLAWRADVVQAGHGSSRTRQATRVATQLLQRPALARALTPVLRLALRVLPRAVTRALSGGWGRGRTVPMPAAESFHAWWRARSDHEH comes from the coding sequence ATGAGCCGCCCGACACTGCCGGTGCTCGATCACGCCGCGGCGGCCGCCGCGTTTGTGAGCGATGCCGACCGGACCGAGTGGCACGACGCTGCGTTGTGGTGGATCCGGCAACGGCGCGACACTGCCGTGGCCGATGTCCCCGATTGGGAAGCGCTGCGGACGCACGCGTCGGCGATCAAGGAGCATACGCTCACGCACCTGGCGTCGTATCTCGAGCAGTTCGAGCGAATGGCACGGGCGAAGGGCCTGCAGGTGCACTGGGCGCGCGACGCCGCGGAGCACAACGCGATCGTGCACCGCCTGCTCGCCGAGGCGGGCGCGACGCGGCTGGTCAAGAGCAAGTCGATGCTCACCGAAGAGTGTCAGCTCAACCCGTATCTCGAGGCGCGCGGGATCGCGGTGGTGGACACGGACCTCGGCGAGCGCATCGTGCAGCTGCGCGAGGAACCGCCGAGCCACATCGTGATGCCGGCGATCCATCTGCAGACCGCGGATGTCGGTGCCACCTTTCACGAACACCTCGGCACGCCCGCCACGCTCGTCGATCCCGTCGCGCTGACGCGGGCGGCGCGCGCCGATCTGCGCGCGCGCTTTCTCGCCGCGGACGCGACGCTCACCGGCGCCAACTTTGCCGTGGCCGAGACGGGTGGGTTCGTGGTGTGCACGAATGAGGGCAATGCCGATCTCGGGATGGCGCTGGCGCCGCTGCACATCGCGTCGATCGGAATCGAGAAGATCATCCCGACGGCGCGCGATCTGCCGGTGTTTCTCCGCCTGCTCGCCCGCAGCGCCACCGGGCAGCCGCAGACGGTGTACACCTCGCATGTGCACGGGCCGCGCGAGGGGCAGGTGGTGCACATCATTCTGGTTGACAACGGGCGCACCGCGCAGCTCGCCCGCCCCAGTTACTGGCGCTCGCTCAAGTGCATCCGCTGCGGCGCGTGTCTCAACACCTGTCCTGTGTATCGCCGCAGTGGCGGCCACAGCTACGGCACGACGGTACCGGGCCCCATCGGCAGCGTACTCGCGCCGGGGTTTGATCTCGCGGCGCATGCCTCGTTGCCCTTCGCGAGTACGCTGTGCGGTTCATGCACCGCAGTGTGTCCGGTGCACGTCGATCTCGATGCGCAACTGCTGGCCTGGCGGGCCGATGTGGTGCAGGCGGGGCACGGGTCGTCGCGCACTCGACAGGCGACCCGCGTGGCGACGCAGCTGCTGCAGCGCCCCGCGCTGGCCCGCGCGCTGACGCCGGTACTCCGCCTGGCGCTGCGCGTTCTCCCGCGTGCTGTCACGCGCGCGCTGAGTGGCGGGTGGGGGCGCGGGCGTACAGTGCCCATGCCCGCTGCCGAGTCGTTCCACGCCTGGTGGCGCGCCCGGAGTGATCATGAGCACTGA
- a CDS encoding LUD domain-containing protein yields MSTDARADILARLRDVGRAPHLAPVAHPGEYAPVPATASARVERFIAQVRASGAEVVSASDVVAPAADAVRFVGVVGVAESGAVWVVPRTADDRQQLFLAEHVTLVVSRASLVDTLHDAYAAIDIAAAPFGCFVAGPSKTADIEQTLVIGAHGPLGLTVELVP; encoded by the coding sequence ATGAGCACTGACGCGCGCGCCGACATCCTGGCCCGCCTGCGCGACGTCGGCCGCGCGCCGCATCTCGCGCCGGTCGCGCATCCGGGCGAGTACGCACCGGTGCCAGCCACCGCGTCGGCACGCGTCGAACGGTTCATCGCGCAGGTGCGGGCGAGTGGTGCCGAGGTGGTGTCCGCGAGCGACGTCGTCGCGCCCGCCGCCGACGCGGTGCGCTTTGTGGGGGTCGTGGGCGTGGCCGAAAGTGGTGCCGTCTGGGTCGTGCCGCGCACCGCAGATGACCGGCAGCAGCTCTTTCTGGCCGAGCACGTCACCCTGGTGGTGTCGCGGGCCTCGCTGGTCGATACGCTGCACGACGCCTATGCGGCGATCGATATCGCGGCGGCCCCCTTCGGCTGCTTCGTCGCCGGGCCATCCAAGACGGCGGACATCGAGCAGACGCTCGTGATCGGCGCCCACGGGCCGCTGGGGCTGACCGTCGAGCTGGTACCGTAG
- a CDS encoding GNAT family N-acetyltransferase — translation MPGTIHIRLAVPADAPAIAAIYNEGIAGRGATFETTPRTEGDILGWFSTAVPVTEAGHPIHHPFLIAENRDERVVGWIRASAYRARACYAGIGDFSVYVAADTRGQRVGDTLMAAFLPACQEAGLWKVLSRIFPENAASLALCARHGFRVVGTYEAHAQLDGAWRDVVIVERRLV, via the coding sequence ATGCCCGGCACCATCCACATCCGCCTCGCCGTCCCCGCCGACGCCCCCGCCATCGCGGCCATCTACAACGAGGGGATCGCCGGCCGCGGCGCCACCTTCGAGACTACCCCCCGCACCGAAGGCGACATCCTCGGCTGGTTCAGCACCGCCGTCCCGGTCACCGAGGCCGGTCACCCCATCCACCATCCGTTCCTTATTGCAGAAAACCGGGACGAACGCGTGGTGGGCTGGATCCGGGCCTCCGCCTATCGGGCGCGCGCCTGCTACGCCGGCATCGGGGACTTCTCCGTGTACGTCGCCGCCGACACCCGCGGGCAGCGCGTCGGCGACACCCTCATGGCCGCTTTCCTCCCGGCCTGCCAGGAGGCGGGGCTCTGGAAGGTCCTCTCCCGGATCTTCCCGGAGAACGCCGCCTCCCTCGCCCTCTGCGCCCGCCACGGCTTCCGGGTCGTGGGGACCTACGAAGCCCACGCGCAGCTCGATGGCGCGTGGCGGGATGTGGTCATCGTGGAGCGGCGGCTCGTCTAG
- the rpmG gene encoding 50S ribosomal protein L33 produces the protein MPREKIILGCTECKNRNYFVMKNKRLHPERVEWKKYCPRCNKHQTHKETK, from the coding sequence ATGCCGCGCGAGAAGATCATCCTCGGGTGCACCGAGTGTAAGAACCGCAATTACTTCGTGATGAAGAACAAGCGTCTGCATCCCGAGCGCGTCGAGTGGAAGAAGTACTGCCCGCGCTGCAACAAGCATCAGACGCACAAGGAAACGAAGTAG
- the secE gene encoding preprotein translocase subunit SecE: MTAPVEVSRPGLGTRLVTFYHDVIAEMKKVTWPDRPQLQQATIQIIIFVLLLGAVIGLVDVGLQALLVRLPSMLLGR; encoded by the coding sequence ATGACCGCTCCCGTCGAGGTATCCCGTCCGGGACTCGGCACTCGGCTGGTCACGTTCTACCATGACGTGATCGCCGAGATGAAGAAGGTGACCTGGCCCGATCGCCCGCAGCTGCAACAGGCGACGATTCAGATCATCATCTTCGTGCTGCTGCTCGGGGCCGTGATTGGCCTGGTGGACGTGGGGTTGCAGGCGCTGCTGGTGCGGCTGCCGTCCATGCTCCTCGGTCGCTGA
- the nusG gene encoding transcription termination/antitermination protein NusG gives MTLSMLEHRWYAIQTTSGHENKVQRLIQRKIDADPVAPEDRLIRQAIVPTEEVVEIKNGKKVTVERKKFPGYVIVEMVASQDTLHEISAIQGVIKFVGKDRDPMPLRDDEVRRLLGQADPAEEAPVREEIPFLVGQAVAITEGPFADFNGTVEEVLPDKGKVRVSVSLFGRPTSVELDYLQLRGY, from the coding sequence ATGACGCTGTCGATGCTCGAACATCGCTGGTACGCGATCCAAACCACGTCCGGCCACGAGAACAAGGTGCAGCGCCTGATCCAGCGAAAGATCGACGCGGATCCGGTGGCGCCCGAGGACCGGCTCATCCGTCAGGCCATCGTGCCGACGGAAGAGGTCGTGGAGATCAAGAACGGCAAGAAGGTCACGGTCGAGCGCAAGAAGTTTCCCGGCTACGTGATCGTCGAAATGGTCGCCAGCCAGGACACGCTGCACGAAATCAGCGCGATCCAGGGCGTGATCAAGTTCGTTGGGAAGGATCGCGATCCGATGCCGCTGCGCGACGACGAAGTGCGTCGCCTGCTGGGGCAGGCGGATCCGGCCGAGGAAGCGCCGGTGCGCGAGGAGATTCCGTTCCTCGTGGGGCAGGCGGTGGCGATCACCGAAGGCCCGTTCGCGGACTTCAACGGTACGGTCGAAGAAGTGCTGCCCGACAAGGGCAAGGTGCGGGTGTCGGTTTCCCTGTTCGGGCGACCGACGAGTGTGGAGCTGGATTACCTGCAGCTGAGAGGGTACTGA
- the rplK gene encoding 50S ribosomal protein L11: MAKKVTGFVKLQIPAGKANPAPPVGTALGPQGINIMGFCKEFNARTQGGDMIIPVEVTIYADKSFTFILKTPPAAELIKKELGVEKGSGQPNKVKVGAISRAQLEKIATLKMPDLNCDSMESAVAMIAGAARSMGITVKD, from the coding sequence ATGGCCAAGAAGGTCACTGGATTCGTCAAACTGCAGATTCCTGCAGGCAAGGCGAACCCGGCGCCCCCGGTAGGTACGGCCCTCGGTCCCCAGGGTATCAACATCATGGGGTTCTGCAAGGAGTTCAACGCTCGCACGCAGGGCGGGGATATGATCATCCCCGTCGAGGTCACGATCTACGCGGACAAGTCGTTCACCTTCATTCTCAAGACGCCGCCCGCGGCGGAATTGATCAAGAAGGAGCTCGGCGTGGAGAAGGGCTCGGGTCAGCCGAACAAGGTCAAGGTGGGTGCCATCTCGCGCGCGCAGCTCGAAAAGATTGCGACGCTCAAGATGCCCGACCTCAACTGTGACAGCATGGAGAGCGCGGTGGCGATGATCGCCGGCGCGGCCCGCTCCATGGGCATCACGGTGAAGGATTGA
- the rplA gene encoding 50S ribosomal protein L1: MKTHGKKYRAASERRELGKSYEAKQAIALVKQMSFAKFDETVEVAIRLGVDPRHADQVVRGTVVLPAGTGKTMRVLVIAAGSKVQEAQEAGADFVGTEYLAKIKEGWLDFDVMIATPDQMGQIGQLGRVLGPRGLMPNPKAGTVTFDVAKAVKESKGGKIEFRVDKGGNVHAPIGKISFTPDQLETNFAALLDTIVRAKPAAAKGVYIRNVAISSSMGPGVTIDTTPFR, translated from the coding sequence ATGAAGACGCACGGGAAGAAGTACCGAGCCGCGAGTGAGCGTCGCGAACTCGGCAAGTCGTATGAGGCCAAGCAGGCCATCGCCCTCGTGAAGCAGATGAGCTTCGCGAAGTTCGACGAGACCGTCGAAGTGGCGATCCGCCTCGGGGTTGATCCCCGGCATGCCGATCAGGTGGTGCGTGGCACCGTCGTCCTCCCGGCTGGTACGGGGAAGACGATGCGCGTGCTCGTCATCGCGGCGGGTTCGAAGGTGCAGGAAGCGCAGGAGGCGGGCGCCGATTTCGTCGGCACCGAGTACCTCGCGAAGATCAAGGAAGGCTGGCTCGATTTCGACGTCATGATCGCGACCCCGGACCAGATGGGACAGATCGGCCAGCTCGGCCGTGTCCTCGGTCCGCGCGGCCTGATGCCGAATCCGAAGGCCGGCACGGTCACGTTCGACGTGGCGAAGGCGGTCAAGGAGTCGAAGGGCGGCAAGATCGAGTTCCGTGTTGACAAGGGCGGCAATGTGCACGCCCCGATCGGCAAGATCTCGTTCACGCCCGATCAGCTCGAGACCAACTTTGCTGCGCTGCTGGATACCATTGTCCGCGCCAAGCCCGCTGCGGCGAAGGGCGTGTACATCCGCAACGTCGCGATCTCGAGCTCCATGGGTCCTGGCGTCACCATCGACACCACGCCGTTCCGGTAA
- the rplJ gene encoding 50S ribosomal protein L10 has protein sequence MKAKPKAKKSDKQVLVDSLKASMQGATALYYTDFTGLNVKRMTDLRRRFRKAGVEYVVIKNTLALRAVNESGLVSQRLKGPTGVVVAKDAITAAKVLSDFAKENDQKPTVKGGVYEGNAIDEAMVKKLASLPTREEALSMFAGYLNSIPMMFALALDARKAQLEGSN, from the coding sequence ATGAAAGCAAAGCCAAAGGCCAAGAAGAGCGACAAGCAGGTGTTGGTCGACAGCCTCAAGGCGTCGATGCAGGGTGCCACGGCACTCTACTACACCGACTTCACGGGCTTGAACGTGAAGCGCATGACGGACCTCCGTCGCCGGTTCCGCAAGGCGGGCGTGGAGTACGTCGTGATCAAGAACACGCTGGCGCTCCGTGCCGTGAACGAAAGCGGCCTGGTGTCCCAGCGTCTGAAGGGCCCCACGGGGGTGGTGGTGGCGAAGGATGCCATCACGGCGGCCAAGGTCCTCTCCGACTTCGCGAAGGAGAACGATCAGAAGCCCACCGTGAAGGGCGGCGTCTACGAGGGCAATGCGATCGACGAAGCGATGGTCAAGAAGCTGGCCTCGCTCCCGACGCGTGAAGAAGCTCTCTCGATGTTCGCCGGGTACCTGAACAGCATCCCGATGATGTTCGCCCTCGCCCTCGACGCCCGTAAGGCGCAGCTCGAAGGCTCCAACTGA
- the rplL gene encoding 50S ribosomal protein L7/L12 — translation MATKSEILDAIGAMSVIELSELIEEFKTKFNVTIAAVAAGGGGGAAAPAAAAEEQTEFTVILKDAGAKKIQVIKVVRELTGLGLKEAKDLVDGAPKTLKENVSKDEAAQIKAKLEAEGAGVEVK, via the coding sequence ATGGCTACCAAGAGCGAGATCCTCGACGCGATCGGCGCGATGAGCGTCATCGAGCTGTCCGAGCTCATCGAAGAATTCAAGACGAAGTTCAACGTCACGATCGCCGCGGTTGCGGCGGGCGGCGGCGGTGGCGCGGCGGCCCCGGCGGCCGCGGCCGAAGAGCAGACCGAGTTCACCGTCATCCTCAAGGATGCCGGCGCCAAGAAGATCCAGGTCATCAAGGTGGTGCGCGAGCTCACCGGCCTGGGCCTCAAGGAAGCGAAGGACCTGGTCGACGGCGCGCCGAAGACGCTGAAGGAAAACGTGTCGAAGGACGAAGCCGCGCAGATCAAGGCCAAGCTCGAGGCCGAAGGCGCTGGCGTCGAAGTCAAGTAA